Proteins co-encoded in one Diaminobutyricimonas sp. LJ205 genomic window:
- a CDS encoding zinc-ribbon domain-containing protein translates to MTCTFCGTKLPAGAMFCGECGRSVTAAQFVPPPPAPVAPTAPSVNCAQCGTAMSADDIFCGECGFVASAVTDAFTTGQRPQIVPEAPPEPEPAAPARPDASDTARIELLDLLDLAELEVATSPDIATEPAISPIPPITSSIPPPPSASHALPDDVEATRIVRRNAVGERFVLQFSTGENVTVTGSGLLGRSPRPQPGEYFDHIIAITDPGRSVSKTHLEFGQDAGAFWVSDRFSGNGTVVREPESGPVRCDPGKRYHLMRGSRVDIGEQFLIVS, encoded by the coding sequence GTGACTTGCACATTCTGCGGCACGAAATTGCCCGCGGGAGCAATGTTCTGCGGGGAATGCGGTCGGTCGGTTACCGCCGCCCAGTTCGTTCCACCGCCGCCGGCACCTGTGGCGCCGACCGCGCCGAGCGTCAATTGCGCGCAGTGCGGCACGGCGATGAGCGCCGATGACATCTTCTGCGGAGAGTGCGGTTTCGTCGCCTCCGCGGTCACCGATGCCTTCACCACCGGCCAGCGTCCGCAGATCGTGCCGGAAGCGCCCCCAGAGCCGGAACCAGCCGCTCCGGCCCGCCCCGACGCCAGCGACACCGCCCGCATTGAACTCCTGGACCTGCTGGACCTCGCCGAACTCGAGGTGGCGACATCCCCCGACATCGCAACCGAGCCGGCGATTTCGCCGATCCCGCCGATCACGTCGTCGATCCCGCCCCCGCCCAGCGCGTCGCACGCACTGCCTGACGACGTCGAGGCCACTCGCATCGTGCGCCGCAATGCGGTCGGCGAGCGTTTCGTGCTGCAGTTCAGCACCGGCGAGAACGTCACCGTCACCGGATCCGGGCTGCTCGGCCGTAGTCCGCGGCCGCAACCCGGTGAGTACTTCGACCACATCATCGCGATCACCGATCCCGGACGCTCGGTGTCTAAGACCCATTTGGAATTCGGCCAGGATGCCGGCGCGTTCTGGGTCTCCGACCGCTTCTCGGGGAACGGCACCGTGGTGCGCGAACCCGAGTCAGGTCCGGTGCGCTGCGATCCGGGCAAGCGCTACCACCTGATGCGCGGTTCCCGGGTCGACATCGGCGAGCAGTTCCTGATCGTCAGTTGA
- a CDS encoding FtsK/SpoIIIE domain-containing protein encodes MSDPGIRLPAPPAGSEPAPFPMLATVAPVVGSIALWVITQSPFALLFAVLGPVTAIATLGDGAVSTRRRRRREQRRFASELAATLTGIDEAHDQERRRRWAATPGIDPLLRGDPIASTGARGTGPIEVVIGEGSTPSELRIIDAGVGTGTADPATALAAAREKAAVLERAPIVVDAAAGIAVIGPAPVSRAVAAAIALQLLAIAREDARVRYDPDWFDWLGLSVDEPAARGELTVSAAATVGRLVVAEVIDVLPADCGVILTVARGGLATLDGLPVRPSLVSREQARLVLGRLRLTTRATLPGRVEFAALPDLGASAGRLGAVFGLDPGGPVLIDLVDGPHALVVGTTGSGKSELLVSWVLAMARGRTPQQVSFLLVDFKGGSAFAPLTVLPHCVGVITDLDESAARRALQSLTAELRYRETRLAELAAASIEKAPYAFARLVVVVDEYAALVGAHPELGGLFADIAARGRSLGVHLLLCTQRPTGVVSDAVLANTGLRICLRVNNRADSVAAIGIPDAADLPATRLGRALIDGRPVHVAIAAQSDAEAVAAATPNGPAPRRPWCDPLPTDLRLPELPRPEHPLAPSAVTFGLADQPRQQRQVAAVYDPLRHGHLLVVGASGTGKSTLLRTLASHPLSRLVPPGVEAAWDAVSALARDPSGAAGLTLLDDLDSVAAQLTDDHLAAFVELLQRAARDGVGRLVLAARRVTAPVQSLLPLCDARLLLRLPDRHEHALVGGDSSAYDPRLPDGRCHWQGDLVQIARRTDLPAAPAQGDARFLPTPGRSYLVASTASRRCAAALAALGTHDVLALDPDAADPRTLGTGSAGSDGRGRILVADPDTWQNWWGALPALRGRADVIVDGCSTSQYRALTRDSDLPPPFAPGRRVSWLVDAAGPRRILLP; translated from the coding sequence GTGAGCGATCCCGGCATCCGACTGCCCGCGCCACCGGCGGGGAGCGAGCCAGCGCCGTTCCCGATGCTCGCCACCGTTGCGCCAGTCGTGGGGTCGATCGCGCTCTGGGTGATCACGCAGTCGCCGTTCGCCCTGCTCTTCGCCGTGCTCGGCCCGGTCACCGCGATCGCCACCCTCGGTGACGGCGCCGTATCCACTCGGCGACGGCGACGTCGGGAACAGCGTCGGTTCGCCAGCGAACTGGCAGCCACGCTGACCGGCATCGATGAGGCCCATGATCAGGAGCGTCGGCGACGCTGGGCGGCGACGCCCGGCATCGACCCACTGCTGCGCGGTGACCCGATCGCCTCGACAGGCGCCCGCGGCACCGGGCCGATCGAGGTCGTGATCGGGGAGGGCAGCACGCCGAGCGAGTTGCGGATCATCGATGCCGGTGTGGGAACAGGAACGGCCGACCCTGCCACTGCCCTCGCCGCAGCGCGAGAGAAGGCCGCAGTGCTGGAGCGGGCGCCGATCGTGGTGGACGCCGCCGCCGGGATCGCGGTGATCGGCCCTGCTCCGGTGAGTCGTGCCGTGGCCGCGGCGATCGCGCTGCAGCTGCTGGCGATCGCCCGCGAGGATGCCCGAGTGCGCTACGACCCGGACTGGTTCGACTGGCTCGGACTCTCGGTGGATGAACCGGCCGCCCGCGGTGAGCTGACCGTGTCCGCCGCCGCCACGGTGGGCCGACTGGTGGTGGCGGAGGTCATCGACGTTCTCCCGGCCGACTGCGGCGTCATCCTGACAGTGGCGCGAGGCGGGCTGGCCACGCTGGACGGTCTGCCGGTCCGCCCGTCACTCGTCAGCCGGGAACAGGCCCGGTTGGTGCTCGGCCGGCTGCGGCTGACAACCCGGGCAACCCTGCCCGGCCGGGTCGAGTTCGCGGCATTACCCGACCTCGGCGCATCCGCCGGCCGGCTCGGCGCCGTGTTCGGCCTCGATCCTGGTGGCCCGGTGCTCATCGACCTCGTTGACGGACCCCATGCTCTCGTCGTCGGAACGACCGGCAGTGGCAAGAGCGAACTGCTGGTGAGCTGGGTGCTCGCGATGGCCCGCGGACGCACCCCGCAGCAGGTGAGCTTCCTTCTGGTGGATTTCAAGGGCGGTTCGGCGTTCGCGCCGCTGACGGTGCTCCCGCACTGCGTCGGGGTGATCACCGATCTCGACGAGAGCGCCGCGCGCCGGGCACTGCAGAGCCTGACCGCCGAACTCCGGTACCGCGAGACCCGACTGGCCGAGCTGGCAGCAGCAAGCATCGAGAAGGCGCCGTACGCTTTCGCCCGGCTGGTAGTCGTTGTCGACGAGTACGCCGCACTGGTCGGCGCACACCCCGAGCTCGGCGGGCTATTCGCCGACATCGCCGCCCGCGGCCGCTCGCTCGGCGTGCACCTGCTGCTCTGCACGCAACGGCCGACGGGCGTCGTCAGCGACGCGGTGCTGGCGAACACCGGGCTGCGAATCTGCCTGCGCGTGAACAATCGAGCCGACAGCGTCGCCGCGATCGGCATCCCTGATGCCGCCGACCTGCCCGCCACCCGTCTCGGTCGCGCGCTGATCGACGGCCGCCCGGTGCACGTCGCGATTGCCGCGCAATCGGATGCCGAGGCGGTGGCAGCGGCCACCCCTAACGGTCCCGCCCCGCGTCGGCCGTGGTGTGACCCGCTGCCGACCGACCTGCGGCTGCCCGAGCTCCCGCGCCCGGAGCATCCCCTTGCGCCGTCGGCGGTGACGTTCGGACTCGCCGACCAGCCCAGGCAGCAGCGTCAGGTGGCGGCGGTCTACGACCCGCTGCGGCACGGCCATTTGCTGGTGGTCGGGGCGAGCGGCACGGGCAAGTCCACCCTGCTGCGCACGCTCGCCAGTCATCCGCTCAGCCGACTGGTGCCGCCCGGCGTGGAAGCCGCCTGGGACGCGGTCAGCGCCCTGGCCCGCGACCCGTCCGGTGCGGCGGGACTCACCCTCCTCGATGATCTCGACAGTGTCGCCGCGCAACTGACCGACGACCACCTCGCCGCATTCGTGGAACTGCTGCAGCGCGCCGCGCGGGACGGCGTCGGGCGGCTGGTGCTCGCCGCCCGTCGGGTCACCGCTCCCGTGCAGAGTCTGTTGCCGCTGTGCGACGCCCGCCTGCTGCTGCGGCTGCCCGATCGGCACGAGCACGCGCTCGTCGGTGGGGACTCATCGGCCTACGACCCGAGGCTGCCCGACGGGCGCTGCCACTGGCAGGGCGACCTGGTGCAGATCGCGCGCCGAACCGACCTGCCGGCCGCACCTGCGCAGGGCGATGCACGGTTTCTGCCCACGCCGGGCCGGAGCTACCTCGTGGCATCCACGGCATCCCGGCGGTGTGCCGCGGCGCTCGCCGCACTGGGCACGCATGACGTGCTCGCGCTTGATCCGGATGCCGCCGACCCGCGCACGCTCGGCACGGGATCAGCCGGCAGCGACGGGCGCGGGCGGATCCTCGTCGCCGACCCGGACACCTGGCAGAACTGGTGGGGCGCCCTGCCCGCGCTACGCGGCCGGGCCGACGTCATCGTCGACGGATGCTCGACCTCGCAATACCGGGCGCTCACCCGCGACAGTGACCTCCCGCCGCCGTTCGCGCCCGGTCGGCGGGTCAGCTGGCTCGTCGACGCGGCTGGCCCCCGACGCATCCTGTTGCCATGA
- the ald gene encoding alanine dehydrogenase, with the protein MRVAVPSEVKNNEFRVAITPAGVHDLVAHGHEVYVQSGAGTGSSITDEQYSAAGARIVPDAASCWERAELLIKVKEPVASEYRYFRDDLVLFAYLHLAAEPELTQALVASGMTAIAYETVQLPNRTLPLLAPMSEVAGRLSVIVGANAMMKPNGGPGLLISGVPGTYPSKVVILGGGVAGTNALALAVGLGADVTVLDTNLQRLRELDALYAGRIRTVASNGYEIERAVIGADLIIGSVLVPGAKAPKLVTNEMVSRMRPGSVLVDIAVDQGGCFEDSHPTTHADPTFTVHNSLFYCVANMPGAVPNTSTYALTNATMPYVRAIASQGWRAAMMTDPALAPGLNVYDGHVVSEPVARALGLDHLEVSLALA; encoded by the coding sequence ATGCGAGTCGCAGTACCCAGCGAGGTCAAGAACAACGAGTTCCGCGTCGCGATAACCCCGGCAGGCGTCCACGATCTGGTCGCGCACGGGCATGAGGTCTACGTGCAGTCCGGTGCCGGAACCGGGTCGTCAATCACCGACGAGCAGTATTCGGCTGCGGGGGCGCGCATCGTCCCGGATGCCGCCAGCTGTTGGGAGCGCGCCGAGCTGCTGATCAAGGTCAAGGAACCGGTGGCCAGCGAGTACCGCTACTTCCGTGACGATCTGGTGCTTTTCGCCTATCTGCACCTTGCCGCGGAGCCCGAGCTCACCCAGGCGCTGGTTGCGTCGGGGATGACGGCCATCGCCTATGAGACCGTCCAGTTGCCGAACCGGACCCTTCCCCTGTTGGCACCGATGAGCGAGGTCGCCGGGCGACTGTCCGTCATCGTCGGCGCGAACGCCATGATGAAGCCGAACGGCGGCCCCGGCCTGTTGATCTCCGGGGTGCCGGGAACCTACCCCTCGAAAGTGGTCATTCTCGGCGGTGGCGTCGCCGGCACCAATGCGCTCGCGCTCGCGGTCGGGCTTGGCGCAGACGTGACCGTGCTGGACACGAACCTGCAGCGGCTCCGTGAGCTCGACGCGCTCTATGCCGGACGCATCAGGACGGTCGCCTCGAACGGTTACGAGATCGAACGTGCCGTCATCGGTGCCGACCTGATCATCGGTTCGGTGCTCGTCCCCGGCGCGAAGGCTCCAAAGCTGGTCACCAACGAGATGGTGTCACGGATGCGTCCCGGCAGTGTGCTGGTAGACATCGCCGTCGACCAGGGTGGCTGCTTCGAGGACTCGCACCCCACCACCCACGCCGATCCGACCTTCACTGTGCACAATTCGCTGTTCTACTGCGTTGCGAACATGCCCGGTGCGGTGCCGAACACGTCAACCTACGCCCTGACGAACGCCACCATGCCGTACGTCAGGGCGATCGCAAGCCAGGGCTGGCGGGCGGCGATGATGACCGATCCGGCGCTGGCGCCGGGCCTCAACGTGTACGACGGTCATGTCGTCAGTGAGCCGGTCGCCAGGGCCCTCGGCCTGGATCACCTCGAGGTTTCCCTGGCGCTGGCCTGA
- a CDS encoding PotD/PotF family extracellular solute-binding protein produces the protein MAKPLPEDPIIRQLIESARRTQLSRRAMLKGTGVSAAVLALAACTPQGGGDLEPATDESDTDKTVRWANWPAYIDEDEDGNYPTLIAFTEQTGIEVEYLVDIDDNNTYYAKVRDQLALGQDIGADTICLTEWMISRLVRLNYVQELDHANIPNLSNLTPSLAHPDFDPDRNKSLPWQAGFAGICWNKEQVPNGLRSVEDLWNPELKGRVSVLSEMRDTLGLIMLHRHHRLHRGRVPGGDGHLPRAGRLRSDRCGARQLLPRRPAERRHPRRDLLVR, from the coding sequence ATGGCCAAACCGCTTCCGGAAGACCCGATCATCCGCCAGCTGATCGAAAGCGCGCGGCGGACACAGCTCAGCCGTCGGGCGATGCTCAAGGGAACCGGGGTGAGCGCAGCGGTGCTGGCGCTGGCGGCGTGCACGCCGCAGGGCGGCGGCGACCTCGAGCCGGCCACGGATGAATCCGACACCGACAAGACGGTTCGCTGGGCGAACTGGCCCGCGTACATCGACGAGGACGAAGACGGCAACTACCCGACGCTGATCGCCTTCACGGAACAAACCGGCATCGAGGTCGAGTACCTCGTCGACATCGATGACAACAACACCTACTACGCCAAGGTGCGCGACCAGCTCGCGCTCGGCCAGGACATCGGAGCAGACACCATCTGCCTCACCGAGTGGATGATCTCCCGACTGGTCCGGCTGAACTACGTGCAGGAGCTGGACCACGCCAACATCCCGAACCTCAGCAACCTGACACCCTCGCTGGCTCACCCGGACTTCGACCCGGACCGGAACAAGAGCCTGCCCTGGCAGGCGGGTTTCGCTGGCATCTGCTGGAACAAGGAGCAGGTGCCGAACGGGTTGCGAAGCGTCGAGGACCTCTGGAACCCCGAGCTGAAGGGGAGGGTCAGCGTTCTGTCGGAGATGCGCGACACTCTCGGCCTGATCATGCTGCACCGACATCACCGACTTCACCGCGGACGAGTTCCAGGCGGCGATGGACACCTTCCGCGAGCAGGTCGACTCCGGTCAGATCGGTGCGGTGCGCGGCAACTCCTACCTCGAAGACCTGCAGAACGAAGACACCCTCGCCGCGATCTGCTGGTCAGGTGA
- a CDS encoding PotD/PotF family extracellular solute-binding protein, with protein sequence MDTFREQVDSGQIGAVRGNSYLEDLQNEDTLAAICWSGDITLLNAEAGDKWEFVIPEAGGTLWNDTFVVPMGSTHKKNAETLMNYYYEPEVAAEVAAWVNFVTPVVGAKEAAIAIDPALAENQLIFPNEETLSTVHVFRTLSNSEEQEFGAEYQSVLLGA encoded by the coding sequence ATGGACACCTTCCGCGAGCAGGTCGACTCCGGTCAGATCGGTGCGGTGCGCGGCAACTCCTACCTCGAAGACCTGCAGAACGAAGACACCCTCGCCGCGATCTGCTGGTCAGGTGACATCACGCTGCTGAACGCCGAGGCTGGCGACAAATGGGAGTTCGTCATTCCCGAGGCCGGTGGCACGTTGTGGAACGACACCTTCGTCGTCCCGATGGGGTCGACACACAAGAAGAACGCCGAGACGCTGATGAACTACTACTACGAGCCGGAGGTGGCCGCGGAGGTGGCGGCCTGGGTGAACTTCGTGACCCCGGTGGTAGGTGCCAAGGAGGCAGCAATCGCGATCGATCCCGCTCTCGCCGAGAACCAGCTGATCTTCCCCAACGAGGAGACGCTGTCGACGGTGCACGTGTTCCGAACGCTGTCCAACTCGGAAGAGCAGGAGTTCGGCGCCGAGTACCAGAGCGTTCTGCTGGGAGCCTGA
- a CDS encoding ABC transporter ATP-binding protein produces MPRGEFAAAGADLELVGVTKRFPGFTAIEDLNLTIPAGSFFALLGPSGCGKTTTLRLVAGLEEASAGRILIGGKDVTDTKPFQRPVNTVFQSYALFPHMSVLENVAFGLKRRRIADPGTKAHEALRLVELDHLAQRKPAQLSGGQQQRVALARAIVNRPALLLLDEPLGALDLKLRRQMQLELKGIQSEVGLTFLHVTHDQEEAMTMADTVAVMNKGRIEQMGSPETLYELPKTVFVANFLGQSNLFAGPVVAGDGRSFVVEVGRSRIEVPLSRAQRHTGTVTVGVRPEKLRLHATEPERVAGMNVAGPGRVSDVSFTGMSTSYRVEMPAGTVTVFEQNRAFGPAAHEGDEVWLSWLIEHGFGLADEPGSEARFVTDTSTAAIAVERRKRLEAELGEH; encoded by the coding sequence GTGCCACGAGGGGAGTTCGCCGCGGCCGGCGCTGACCTCGAACTGGTGGGCGTGACCAAGCGCTTTCCCGGGTTCACCGCGATCGAGGATCTCAACCTGACAATTCCTGCGGGCTCATTCTTCGCTCTGCTCGGCCCGTCCGGTTGCGGCAAGACGACAACGCTGCGGCTGGTCGCCGGGCTCGAGGAGGCAAGTGCCGGGCGCATCCTGATCGGCGGTAAGGATGTCACCGACACCAAGCCGTTCCAGCGACCCGTGAACACCGTGTTCCAGAGTTATGCCCTGTTCCCGCACATGAGCGTGCTCGAGAACGTGGCGTTCGGTTTGAAGCGACGCCGAATCGCCGACCCGGGCACGAAGGCGCACGAGGCACTGCGTCTGGTCGAGCTGGACCACCTCGCCCAGCGCAAGCCGGCACAGCTCTCGGGCGGACAGCAGCAACGCGTCGCGCTCGCCCGGGCGATCGTGAATCGGCCCGCCCTGCTGTTGCTGGATGAGCCACTCGGGGCGCTGGACTTGAAGCTGCGGCGACAGATGCAGCTGGAGTTGAAGGGCATCCAGTCCGAGGTGGGCCTCACCTTCCTGCACGTCACTCACGACCAGGAGGAGGCCATGACCATGGCCGACACCGTCGCCGTGATGAACAAGGGACGCATTGAGCAGATGGGCTCCCCGGAAACGCTGTACGAACTTCCGAAAACGGTTTTCGTCGCCAACTTCCTGGGCCAGTCGAACCTGTTCGCAGGCCCGGTGGTGGCCGGAGACGGCCGCAGCTTCGTCGTCGAAGTCGGCCGCAGCCGCATCGAGGTTCCGCTTTCGCGGGCGCAGCGCCACACCGGCACGGTCACGGTCGGAGTCCGGCCCGAGAAACTGCGCTTGCACGCCACCGAACCTGAACGCGTCGCCGGGATGAACGTCGCCGGCCCCGGGCGGGTGAGCGATGTCTCATTCACCGGGATGAGCACGTCCTACCGAGTCGAGATGCCGGCAGGCACGGTGACCGTGTTCGAGCAGAACCGCGCCTTCGGTCCCGCAGCGCATGAAGGCGATGAGGTGTGGTTGAGCTGGCTGATTGAACACGGGTTCGGCCTGGCCGACGAGCCCGGAAGCGAAGCGCGATTCGTGACGGACACCTCGACCGCGGCCATCGCCGTCGAACGTCGCAAGCGCCTCGAAGCGGAGCTCGGAGAACACTGA
- a CDS encoding ABC transporter permease: MAFGAFATEAPAAEPAPRKKSRIVLFLLLPGVLYLLVFFATPLVSLILTSLQAPSVIGDIGRYDYAFQWQNYVTVIETYWPQILRSFVYAALATLFALLFSYPLAYFIGVNLRRFPLLQALALTLVIAPFFISFLLRTLAWKQIFADEGWLVGTLQSFALLPSDAQINGTPFAVIFGLTYNFIPFMTLPIYASLERLDLRYVEAGNDLYASSWTTFRTVTVPLSMPGILSGVLLTFIPAAGDFVNASRDFLGSTDTAMIGNVIEANFLVLQNYPAAAALSILLMAAILILVSFYVRRSGTEDLL; this comes from the coding sequence ATGGCCTTCGGAGCATTCGCCACCGAGGCGCCGGCCGCCGAACCGGCACCGCGCAAGAAGAGCCGCATCGTCCTCTTCCTGCTGCTGCCCGGGGTGCTCTACCTGCTGGTGTTCTTCGCCACGCCGCTGGTCTCATTGATCCTGACGAGCCTGCAGGCGCCGAGCGTCATCGGCGACATCGGCCGATACGACTACGCCTTCCAATGGCAGAACTACGTCACCGTGATCGAGACGTACTGGCCGCAGATCCTGCGCTCGTTCGTCTACGCGGCGTTGGCGACGTTGTTCGCGCTGCTGTTCAGTTACCCGCTCGCCTACTTCATCGGCGTCAACCTGCGCCGCTTCCCGCTGCTGCAAGCGCTCGCACTCACCCTCGTGATCGCGCCGTTCTTCATCTCGTTCCTGCTGCGCACGCTGGCCTGGAAGCAGATCTTCGCTGACGAAGGCTGGCTGGTCGGAACACTCCAGAGTTTCGCGCTGCTACCGTCCGACGCGCAGATCAACGGCACCCCGTTCGCGGTGATCTTCGGCTTGACCTACAACTTCATCCCATTCATGACCCTGCCGATCTACGCGTCGCTGGAGCGGCTTGACCTGCGCTACGTCGAGGCCGGCAATGACTTGTACGCGTCGTCGTGGACGACATTCCGAACCGTGACCGTGCCGCTATCCATGCCGGGCATCCTGTCCGGGGTCCTGCTGACCTTCATTCCCGCGGCCGGTGACTTCGTCAATGCCAGCCGCGACTTCCTCGGCTCCACCGACACCGCCATGATCGGCAACGTCATCGAGGCGAACTTCCTGGTGTTGCAGAACTACCCGGCCGCCGCGGCACTGTCGATCCTGCTGATGGCCGCGATCCTCATCCTGGTCAGCTTCTACGTGCGCCGGAGCGGAACGGAGGATCTGCTGTGA
- a CDS encoding ABC transporter permease translates to MTVQAGAAITDAATTPPRPERRPFRLGVGRWGLALYSVLAFVFLLIPIVYTIVFSFNDYRRTNISWRSFTLDNWLGVCNAQGVCEAFANSILIAVVATVIATVLGTMIAIALVRYRFRFRAGTTLLLFLPMATPEVVLGAGLAAQFLAVGVAKGIGTIILAHVMFCISFVVVTVRARVASLDPALEEAGRDLYGSPNQVFWRITFPLLLPGIMAAAMLSFALSFDDFIITTFNSGAAVTFPKFIYTAAARGIPAEANVIASIVFFASIIIVVSAQLTTAARRKRLAKKA, encoded by the coding sequence GTGACCGTGCAAGCGGGGGCGGCCATCACGGATGCCGCGACCACACCGCCTCGCCCAGAGCGTCGCCCGTTCCGGCTCGGCGTCGGGCGATGGGGGCTCGCACTGTACAGCGTGCTCGCGTTCGTGTTCCTGCTTATCCCGATCGTCTACACGATCGTCTTCTCGTTCAACGACTACCGCCGCACGAACATCTCCTGGCGCAGCTTCACGCTCGACAACTGGCTCGGCGTCTGCAACGCGCAGGGAGTCTGCGAGGCCTTCGCGAACAGCATCCTGATCGCGGTTGTGGCCACGGTCATCGCCACCGTGCTCGGAACGATGATCGCCATCGCCCTGGTGCGCTATCGGTTCCGATTCCGGGCCGGCACCACGCTGCTGCTGTTCCTGCCGATGGCCACTCCCGAGGTCGTGCTCGGCGCCGGCCTCGCCGCGCAGTTCCTCGCCGTCGGCGTTGCGAAGGGCATCGGCACGATCATCCTCGCGCACGTGATGTTCTGCATCAGCTTCGTCGTGGTCACCGTGCGAGCACGGGTCGCCTCGCTCGACCCGGCGCTCGAGGAAGCCGGGCGGGACCTCTACGGGTCGCCGAACCAGGTGTTCTGGCGGATCACCTTCCCGCTGTTGCTGCCGGGGATCATGGCCGCGGCCATGCTGTCCTTCGCGTTGAGCTTCGATGACTTCATCATCACCACGTTCAACTCCGGTGCGGCGGTGACCTTCCCGAAGTTCATCTACACGGCGGCCGCTCGAGGCATCCCGGCCGAGGCCAATGTGATCGCGTCAATCGTCTTCTTCGCGAGCATCATCATCGTGGTCTCAGCGCAGCTGACCACAGCCGCCCGACGCAAGCGGCTCGCGAAGAAGGCCTAG
- a CDS encoding transaminase: MYEDRERLRALWHGEVELFRRTHPESGRLAQNARVNMPDGVPMLWMAKWPGPWPVYVRSASGSHFECADGIDYVDLCLGDTGAMCGHAPAASVRAITGQLTRGSTFMLPTADAATAAALLSERFGLPSWQFTLSATDANRALIRFARQVTGRRKILVVDYCYHGTVDEAYATLDPEGSVIERRGTIGAPVPPSETTAVVPFNDVPALEAALSGGDVAAVLIEPAMTNIGIVLPEDGWHDALRRLCDATGALLVIDETHTLCAGPGGMTARDGLSPDAVVVGKTIGGGIPAAAYGMTQTFADRVRSSLELEDIDVGGVGGTLAGNAVSMAGIRATLAEVLTPEVWPGMIEVATEWTAGVQAAIDEFSVPWQVTQLGCRAEYSFRETAPRDGREAADADDFELQQYLHLHALNRGILITPFHNMALMSPATTSADVARHTEAFRDAVASLYAD; encoded by the coding sequence GTGTACGAGGACCGAGAGCGCCTGCGCGCGCTCTGGCACGGTGAGGTTGAACTGTTCCGCCGGACCCACCCGGAGTCCGGCCGGCTGGCCCAGAACGCGCGAGTGAATATGCCTGACGGAGTTCCGATGCTCTGGATGGCGAAGTGGCCGGGACCCTGGCCGGTGTATGTGCGGTCCGCATCCGGTAGCCACTTCGAATGCGCCGACGGCATCGACTACGTCGACCTCTGCCTCGGTGACACCGGCGCCATGTGCGGGCACGCGCCGGCGGCATCCGTCCGTGCGATCACAGGGCAGCTGACCCGTGGATCGACGTTCATGCTGCCGACTGCGGATGCCGCGACGGCGGCTGCGCTGCTCAGCGAGCGGTTCGGGCTGCCCAGCTGGCAGTTCACCCTCTCGGCGACGGATGCGAACCGGGCGCTGATCCGGTTCGCCCGGCAGGTCACCGGCCGGCGGAAGATCCTGGTCGTGGACTATTGCTACCACGGCACTGTGGATGAGGCTTACGCGACCCTCGACCCGGAAGGCTCGGTCATCGAACGCCGAGGGACCATCGGCGCCCCGGTGCCGCCGTCGGAGACCACCGCGGTGGTGCCGTTCAATGACGTGCCCGCCCTTGAGGCAGCGCTGTCTGGCGGCGACGTTGCGGCCGTGTTGATCGAACCGGCGATGACCAACATCGGCATCGTGCTGCCCGAGGACGGCTGGCACGACGCTCTCCGCCGGCTCTGCGATGCAACCGGGGCCCTGCTGGTCATCGATGAGACGCATACCCTGTGCGCTGGGCCGGGCGGGATGACCGCCCGCGACGGACTGTCGCCGGATGCGGTCGTCGTCGGCAAGACCATCGGTGGCGGCATCCCGGCGGCGGCTTACGGGATGACGCAGACCTTCGCCGACCGGGTGCGCTCCTCGCTTGAGCTCGAGGACATCGACGTCGGGGGAGTGGGCGGCACGCTGGCCGGCAACGCGGTGTCGATGGCAGGCATCCGCGCAACGCTCGCGGAGGTGCTCACCCCTGAGGTGTGGCCGGGCATGATCGAGGTCGCCACCGAGTGGACCGCGGGCGTGCAGGCCGCGATCGACGAGTTCTCGGTGCCGTGGCAGGTGACCCAGCTCGGCTGCCGGGCGGAGTACAGCTTCCGCGAGACGGCGCCGCGCGACGGTCGGGAGGCGGCGGATGCCGACGACTTCGAACTGCAGCAGTACCTGCACCTGCATGCGTTGAACCGGGGCATCCTGATCACACCGTTCCACAACATGGCCCTGATGAGCCCGGCGACCACCTCCGCCGATGTGGCACGGCACACCGAAGCATTTCGTGACGCGGTCGCCTCGCTGTACGCCGACTGA
- a CDS encoding YciI family protein codes for MRYSLIMHYPEMTEADLGTEAMNEGKAAFDDYAKALNDAGVLISAEVLQQSSNTTTLTMRDGHLKVQDGPFADTKEQLGGLFVVDVADLDAALAWAEKCPAAYYGVIEIRPGAVHFEDGAWHGKI; via the coding sequence ATGCGCTACTCACTGATCATGCACTACCCCGAGATGACCGAAGCCGACCTCGGCACCGAGGCGATGAACGAGGGCAAGGCCGCGTTCGACGACTACGCCAAGGCATTGAACGACGCCGGGGTGCTGATCTCGGCCGAGGTGCTGCAGCAGTCATCGAACACCACGACGCTGACCATGCGAGACGGTCACCTGAAGGTGCAGGACGGCCCGTTCGCCGACACCAAGGAGCAACTCGGCGGACTCTTCGTCGTTGATGTCGCCGACCTGGATGCCGCGCTTGCCTGGGCGGAGAAATGCCCGGCCGCGTACTACGGCGTCATCGAGATCCGGCCGGGCGCCGTGCACTTTGAAGACGGGGCATGGCACGGGAAGATCTGA